CTCCGGCGGGGAATCGAACCCCGGTCTCCCGCGTGACAGGCGGGGATACTTACCACTATACTACCGAAGACGTTGAGATCGCTGACGAAATTACGTCAGTCTTGATGTGATTAAATGGTGATaaaaatgaaatgtttattttcaaagttaaacaaacAAGTATAAAACAAACAATAAGCGGAAGGTCGAATATGTCACCAGTTTCATTGTTAATCACTGATTTTTActcattaatatttattaaatagggTCTGAATCGCGtaggtatatataataattCAACCTATATAAGTGCTGGGCACAGGCATCTTCTCATGTGCCAGAGGGTTTAGGCTATAGTCCCCgcgctggcccaatgcgggttgaGGACTTCACGTACACCTTTGAATGTTCAGATCTGATTCTGCTCCTGGAAAACCCGGACATGAAGTCGGAGTTCGGAGTTGCGCGCTAGCTCGCAAATATCGCAGTTGTAAGGTATTTTTCTAACCTACTAACTTGCCCTGAGTATATCCAGCTCGGCCCGCAGCGCTTCCCTCCTATACGCCAGCCGCACGTTAGGCACGTTCGTCCTAGTAATATCGTTGCCGgcgggcccgtctagtataTAATCTGGTCCCAGCCAGATTTGTTTCTGTTCGTGCGGGAACCCGGACATGATGACGGAGTTGCGAGCCAACTCGCACATATCGCACGAGGAGAGTTTCCACGCTTGCGCTGCGATGCTGTATTCTTCCATTAGGGGTTCCTGTACAGAATAAAGTATGCATTTAAAAGAAGTAGTTGAGGACCAGTGAGTAGTTGCTGAAAGACATGCGAAGAAATATCGGTTCACCTTGGTGTAGTGGAACTGAAGTGGATCATCGGTCGACAGCGTGACGCGGAGACCGCGGGCGAAGAACTCCGGCAGCGGGTTCAGGTGGTAGTCGAGGAACAGCCAGTAGTTACTGAGAGACATGGCGATGAATATCGGTTCACCTTGGTGTAGTGGAACTGCAGAGGGTCATCGGTCGACAGCGTGACGCGGAGACCGCGAGCAAAGAACTCCGGCAGCGGGTTCAGGTGGTAGTCGAGGAACAGCGAGTAGTTGCTGAGAGACATGGCGATGAATATCGGTTCACCTTGGTGTAGTGGAACTGCAGAGGATCATCGGTCGACAGCGTGACGCGGAGACCGCGGGCGAAGAACTCCGGCAGCGGGTTCAGGTGGTAGTAGAGGAACAGCCAGTAGTTACTGAGAGACATGGCGATGAAGATCGGTTCACCTTGGTGTAGTGGAACTGCAGAGGATCGTCGGTCGACAGCGTGACGCGGAGACCGCGGGCGAAGAACTCCGGCAGCGGGTTCAGGTGGTAGTTGAGGAACAGTGAGTTGTTGCTCAGCGGAGACATGGCGATGAAGATTTGGGCCAGGTAGTATAAGTATTGGAGTACGGGCACCTGATGAAGTAGAAGATGTAATTATTAGTCCCCTTTCAGCTACCGATCCTAGTGTTAGTATGTAAGTTCGCTTATTATATAATCATACTATTAACTCTTGTCGAGAAACCTGTGGCTATCACCATCTGAGCATAATTTCGGCAACAATATTTGACGAAAATGAACCTGAGGCTCAAAAATTTCCAAACTTCTCAGTCTTTGCATTTGTGTAGGTACTTGTATCGTTACCTTTCTCAGCATGAGCCCGTGGGAGATGTTCTCCGCGAGCAGGAACCCGGCGGCGAGGTGGGTGGAGGGCCCGGACTCGCCGCAGTGTGGCCGCAGCACGAACGTGTTCAAGCCCTGGGATCTGTGGGCAAATGTCCATCAAACGTGCTGAAAAAATAATCttgttattttatgatttttattggGCAATCATAATTAGGTTATCCTGTACTAATGACCGTAGAAAAAGCGAGCTACGAGCAGTTGAACTGAGCGGGAACGAGAAGAAAAAGTACCAAAGGTGCCCAATTTTTCATCATAGCTTAAGCCTGAAATGTTGCAATGATCGGGGACCTTTAAATCTAGGTACTAATGTTGACTGAGGAAGTCGTGTTCCTACTGTAATCGTTGGCGAACCTTCGCAGCTGGTTGAGCACGACCATGTTGGCGTACATGTAGTAGAGGTAGTAGACGTAGGGTGGGTTCTCCTCGTTGGTCCACTCGGCGGGGCGCCGCAAGTCGCCTGCTAGGATAATCGACGAACCTTCGCAGCTGGTTGAGCTCGACCATGTTGGCGTACATGTACAATAGTAGAGTAGGTAGTAGACGTATGGAGGGTTCTCCTCGTTGGTCCACTTGGCGGGGCGCCGCAAGTCGCATGCTAGATTAATTGACGAACCTTCGCAGCTGGTTGAGCACGACCATGTTGGCGTACATGTAGTAGAGGTAGTAGACGTAGGGAGGGTTCTCCTCGTTGGTCCACTCGGCGGGGCGCCGCACGTCGCCAACTAGGAGAGGGTTCTCCGGCTTCGACTCGTCGTCTACGCTGTCGAAGGCTATCACGTACTGTTGTCAAAAAATTTACTTATTAagatattatttttaagtttattggaaatttgttttataTTCCACATTTATTCCTCAGCATCAACGGCGCAGGGCCATATTATCTCATTCTTTGGCCACGGTTCTAGTgaagagtacaaaaaacttgttAAATCTTCAACTCGGTGGACTCATCAGGACATCAATCCTCTCCCATTTTGGGCAGTTGCCTAAACAGAAAAACAGTACAGATGCCCacgaataggtacctatatacgaATAGACGGAAGCCAGTTTAGGCATAAAGGAAGTACTAAGGAGAGTCTGCTGATGTGTCAGGTGAATAAACGaagtttataaaatatgtttataatgTGACTAACGTATACCTTGAGGAACTTGTGTAGGTCCGTGTTGGAGCTGGGATCAATGGATACCTCGAACAGGGGATTGAATAGGTTGTTCAGAAACTCCTGGAAACTCTTCAGCAGCTTGTTCTCTCGGTAGATGTCACTGAAAACACAATTTTTCTTGTCAGGACAGTAAGAATGTACCTATAAGATGAACATCCCTTGCAATGAGGAAGCTCGAATGggaaaaaaacatgaaaaaatgttATAATACCTAACTATTAAACTTTGGTGTTACAAGCAGTTTGGGACCTTCTTTGTATTCATATATACAACGCGTTGAACAATACAAGTGGGCATAGCATAGCTAGGAAGAATACTATGTCACACCAAAAATTTAGTCTGtaagaataataatttaaagAGACTAAAGACCTTGCGAACCAAAGCGTGACGTAAATACTAAGTTAACAATAACTTAAAATACGGGGGCTCACTAGAGTCTCGGCACCTGCACCACCCATCTCACATGCTCGGAGTAGACGTTGTTCTTCACGGCCCACGTTGCCAGCTTGCTCCACTCCATTTTGTTCTTGCAGTAGATGGAGATGCGAGGCTCTATGTACGTGTATTTACTCTCTTCTATATCTGCCATCACCTCCTGGTGAAATACAGAAGCATGTTTCGCACCATATACATTTATTCAGTTGGTTTACTTGGTTTTAGCAACTTTTTGCACATCCGAAAAATCGGTTACGCTACATCACGACGTGATCATTGGTGCATATCCTGTCTAAGAGTCACCTCCCACTAACGACTTCCGAGCGAAGGCGTCTATTAGTCAATTCTATGACTGCTGCaagacgcaacgttggcgcaaagGCGCTAGTGTACACTTAGTAGCTGGCGCTGCAGCCAGTACTTATGCAGTCCGTCAGTTTCAACCCTCATGGCACCACCAAAGCGAAAATATACCAATACACTGATTGAATCTTCACATACCTTCATAATTTTGGAGAAGAAAAAGCCATTCTGGTAATTATCGGTTTTGAGGAACACCTCGCGCAGTCGCGACTCGCCAACCGGATTGTATTTGGCATTGAATTTGTCAAATCTATGGAACGTGTTGCGATcctgtaaaatttaaaatttttagttaattacctatatatatatacaaagcTGAACTGAATAGAGTAGTTTTTGGCCTCGTATATTGACATTAAACGCAAACGTTCGCAAATCAGAGTTATCTAGCTACCACCAAACATTCTTAGGTATATGTTGCCGTACAGCGCAGTATTATCTACTCCAGCTTCAGATTTGCGCTTACATTTTACACTTTCTTGTGTCTTCCAAGTACTTTAACAAAAACACACGTGGACCATGCATCGTCCATCAACCCATCAGATACCTTCGCTATTTACTTATTTCGGCTAAAtttaattgtgacgttccacgacaaaaggtaccttatggcggctggcgcttacgtcgcatagcgccgcaataatagtggagcggcgttaataatagcgtaagcgccaaccgccataaggtaccttttacccgCGAGACGTCACAATTGTCAATCATCCCCCCAAAAACTTACCGCATGAACATCCAATATGTCCACGTTGAGATCGTACGTGTTCATCTGTATGCTCTCGAACACCGCTTTCAGCGTCATAGGCTGTCCCTTGTCCATCGTCACAACTTTGTCAGGGTTCTCTCGGAGCGTGCGCTTGATGAAGCGGAGGAGGTGCTTCTGGTTCATGCTAGATGCTGCGTGGATGTGCACGTCTACTTTCCTGAGAAGAAAGAGTGTATAAAGCCTTAGATGAGCATTCAACTGTGCCAAATGTGGCTATCTTAGCGGTAGTAAGGTATCAATGCGACGTCAGCATTGGGTGGCATTGGCCTTATAATTTTCGGGTATTGCGCCCCATTCTTGCGTATCCGTGGCAATAGGAAGCACCAGCATAAATGGTCCAATCATGGTGGCGTTACTCTATCGTTCGCATGGTCCAGCAAAGACTGTTTTAAAGTCACGATAAAACTTGATGGATTAACAGGTGCGGCAAACATGATTTTAATTGGACTCAACCTAAAAATCGAACCttagtattaaaatattaaatcatGAAGTAAACATTTTAATGGAGATTTAGTGTAGGATGGTTTCCATTTACAGAAAGAACTTTGTCCGATTCTGTGTTGAGGCAGATAGGATTCTAAAGGTAACATTTTTCTTACTTGATGTTGTAAAAGTCCCGATGCGGCACGGCCTTCTGCAGCGCCTGTTCATGGAGCTCGTTCAGCAGCACGTGCATCTTGAACTTGGCTGAGAGGAACTGCAGGCGCCGGTAGCAAAACGACGTCCTGCAGATAACAATATTacaggcctgtgcacaccggatgcgtgtgcgtagacgtgcacgtgcgcgttgtagtatacagatccttatgagagactgcacaccgcttgcgtgacgtgtgcgtgcgcggctccaacattttagc
Above is a window of Cydia fagiglandana chromosome 18, ilCydFagi1.1, whole genome shotgun sequence DNA encoding:
- the LOC134673642 gene encoding AMP deaminase 2-like, encoding MSLSNYWLFLDYHLNPLPEFFARGLRVTLSTDDPLQFHYTKEPLMEEYSIAAQAWKLSSCDMCELARNSVIMSGFPHEQKQIWLGPDYILDGPAGNDITRTNVPNVRLAYRREALRAELDILRAS
- the LOC134673442 gene encoding AMP deaminase 2-like, translating into MIGKQHLTGDRSPSPRFRNHQERRPLPMELDDLPPSSFYQRQASAASGLHRVGVPIEELNQASGALIQALEIRKRYMALSYQSFSHDVSQLLAESSPSSRRSSMDAEDAMRSHRATEAEVEQYLSLHVVSSEVVNKPHSNPHHRPSVSSLMKSNLNSPAEQVLSKATGIRLSDVDSQLDIPSKVAGKATDPWDCAMPPSRHYAYRWVDGQVRLYRTEADANNDRPMAYNYASFQQFVDDLHSLIDMMRDGPLTSFCYRRLQFLSAKFKMHVLLNELHEQALQKAVPHRDFYNIKKVDVHIHAASSMNQKHLLRFIKRTLRENPDKVVTMDKGQPMTLKAVFESIQMNTYDLNVDILDVHADRNTFHRFDKFNAKYNPVGESRLREVFLKTDNYQNGFFFSKIMKEVMADIEESKYTYIEPRISIYCKNKMEWSKLATWAVKNNVYSEHVRWVVQVPRLYDIYRENKLLKSFQEFLNNLFNPLFEVSIDPSSNTDLHKFLKYVIAFDSVDDESKPENPLLVGDVRRPAEWTNEENPPYVYYLYYMYANMVVLNQLRRSQGLNTFVLRPHCGESGPSTHLAAGFLLAENISHGLMLRKVPVLQYLYYLAQIFIAMSPLSNNSLFLNYHLNPLPEFFARGLRVTLSTDDPLQFHYTKVNRSSSPCLSVTTGCSSTTT